One Salvia miltiorrhiza cultivar Shanhuang (shh) chromosome 6, IMPLAD_Smil_shh, whole genome shotgun sequence genomic window, ctcgtgccgaaaagttttgagccacctATAGTGAGATGGAGGGAATACAAATTTAGGAATGCTCCTTTGTGTATTAAGATTATCCATTGATTTAAAATCGAAGTCattttttgttaattacataAAAACTTACAATACActatattaataatttcatagTAAGTTAATGGTTAGTTGTCAATATCGGTCAAGTTTCATGTAGATATGGAGTTAAAATTATAATAGGGATCTTATtgttaattaagtttattaatGGTGTCATCTTctttctaattaattatatctTTATGTTAAATATGTGACTCATTTAACAATGGatataaatatgaatataaGATCTTAATTGTATTGAAAGGTGGGCTGAATTTTTATTACGCagtaaaaaatactccctccgtccctgaaataagttcctctttttccattttgggacgtcccccaaataagttcctctttctttctttctatttttggacacctaccccaccactaataatactttatttattcttatttttcactttttcaccactcccaatactaattataacactttttcaccttttcaccactcccaatactaattataacatatttttctccactatcaatacactttaccattttccttaaaacccgtgccgtccccaaagaggaacttattttggggacggagggagtacttatcaTATTGCAAAAGCTGGTATATTGTAGTGAATGTGGTCATCCATTGTTGACTTTTCCTAGTAATACAAAGTCGGTGGTCTTTTTTTCGACACGAGATTTAAAGAGATTTAAATTGTAATGTGAAAGTGTGTAGGGccatattatttgtagtgtaaaattattactaaaaaaaatgCACCATTTTTATTGGGACGACTCAAAAAAGAATATGTACcgcttttattgggacggagggagtaacttatTTTTGGCAAGCTCCGATCCAGATAGCGCTCCACAAATTTTTGCCAATTTTACATTGAACAAAATAGGACAAGAACAATGGGACGTATAAAATACATCTCTTCATTCGTAAAAAATTtatcacaattttatttttgattcttttattaaaaaaatcactTCTATTTAAAGTATTAAGACACACGTAAATTTCACTCACATCTAAGATCCTCACTTCATTAAGAGcatctagggatggcaatcgggtacgacgggtacgaatagtgactatccatacccatacccacgaactaaatggatagtggttgctaaccacgaaactatccatggatatcaaatggtatccaaacccgctatccgcggatacccgctacccgtcgggtatccgcgaacccGCTATCCAACGGATATCCGTCACCCGCTATCCGCCGGACACccgctatccgccggatacccactatcccgctggatacccacgaaatagaatttaaatataaatttacaacaaatttaatagaaaaaaaaatcaacacaaatagcatagttcaaatccacaaagaacaatgtttaaattcaaattcacaaagtacaatgttcaaattcatcaactaaaatataaaatccaacaaagaacaatgtttataATTGTTCGACAGTAGAAATAGTAGCccataatttcaaaatatatattcaaagcccatattttatagaattttttgtggatatttgacgggtaattgatggataattgacgggtaattggagggtatttttcgcgggtaaacgggtttcgcgggtatggatagtaagtatccaaacccatacccacgaactaaatggatagtgaattgcacccACAAAACTAtctgtggatatcaaatggtatccaaacccaccctaatgggttcgggttttcgcggatatccgctacccgcggatagattgccatccctaagaGCATCCAAATTCGTTGAGTCGATTGAAGGCTCATCCACGAATGAATCGATTATGAGTCAATGCAGGGGCATTGATCGATTCATCTATATAAAAAGTTAGTGAGTTGATTATGAGTCAATGCCTTGCATTAGTTGAGTCCGACTCATCCATATAAAACGTGGCGCATGCATtgcacgcacacacacatgcaCAAAGTAACGAATGAGCATGGCTTATCCATATGAGTCGAGCTCGAATCGCCCGCCACGTGCATTGGCCAACTCATCCATAAATCGACTCGAGCCTCCGAATGAGTCGATCGATGTAGGTGCTCTAATAATTCCACtcatattttattgaaataCGTGTTATTTGTAATGGGAGTAAATTTTTTTGCTGACAGAGAGAGTATAAATGAATATAATTATAGCATAATATCATATCAATTTCAGATTTGGCAAGCCTCGTATGGGCCACTCCTGCAATTAAAATATGTTGGAAAGCAGCTGAAAGTTGAATCTCCAGTCAACCAAAACACTCTTAAATCTGCCTCGGCGGCTCCATCATCACTCAATAGATCTTCACTTCACACTTGAACTTGGCAGtagagacagagagagaagaCGCTAGCTATGATGCTGCCATTGATCATCGAAATCGTGAAACATCACGCAGAAGGAGAGATCACAAACTTCATCAAAGTATGGTCTCTCGTCTTCGCCTCTCTCTCCTACTGCTTCTTCTTATCGAAGGTCGTCCCCGGCGGCGTCTCTAGATTCCTCGCCATAATCCCCGTCTTAATCCTCAACCTAATCCTTCCTCTAAGTCTCCACACCATGCATCTCGGCGGCTCCTCCGCCTTCTTCCTTGTTTGGCTCGCCAATTTCAAGCTCATCATGTTGGCCTTCGGGAAAGGCCCCTTATCGGATCCATCCATTTCCCTACCGAAATTCGCCGCCTTCGCTTGCCTCCCAATCAAATCTCACCAAATCACGGATCCGGGTAAGGACCCTGCCAAACGCGGCCTTAAGTCGTTCTGGAATTATCTGGCGAAAGCTCTGCTTATATGCTTGTTTGTGAAGATGTATGATTACACCGATCTGGTTCATCCCAAGCTGACTTGGGTTTTGTATTCCCTCCACATTTATTGCGGGCTGGAAATAATCCTCGCCACTTTTGGGGGATTGGCTAAGGCCTTGATTGGGATCGAACTGGAGCCGCAGTTCGACGAGCCCTATTTGTCCGCGTCCCTGCAGGTACCAAAAATTCCTACTCAATGCTCTTTCCGTTTCGCGAAACATTAGTCATAGTATTTCGTTTTAGGTGGTTACGAATTTGTTAGACTATATTTATTATCATGCTTTTTAATAATTGAATGCCAAATGGCATTATCTTATTTGTTTGAAAAAGTTTGTTGAAGGGTTGGTTGCAAACGCAGACACAACCGGTTAGGGCCTcaattgatattttatattttttgttgtttaaaGTTTTTGTCCTTTATGAGGACCGGTAGGGATGTAAACGAgtcgagccgaatactagcaggctcgagctcgactcgtttaaATATTTTGGTGTTTGAgttcgattcgagcttttatctcgatgatcgagctcggctcgtcacccaCTTACCAAGCTCCAGCTTGGTTCGAGTTtggctcgggtgatgctcgataatgtaaaattcgagctcgagctcgactcgttagatgttcgtatatatgatgttcaagctcgaatttgttataaatataagaaaaaaaaattactaaatatgTTATTTGAGCTCttgttcgactcgtttaaggttCGTGTATTAACTCGATTGAAGTCTCGACTGAAGGTTCATGAacaggctcgcgaacatgttcgcaaACAATCGAATctgaacatgttcgcgagcttaACGAGAcgagcactgtcaggctcgagctcggctcgataaaaatcTCGAGCTCGAAATCaagttcgagctcggctcgtttaataTCAAATCGAGCTCCGAATGAACTTTTTTTGAGCTGAATCTAGAATAActtgcgagtagctctgttcatttacagccctaagGACCGGTGCTTTTGGTTGTGAATAAATATGACAAAAGTTTTTTCCTTTATTCTACTTTGAGGCACTCTCTTGTAcaaccggttgcaccgtgcaactggtttctaaatgacactacttcaacatacaaatgacacttgaagattttcaagtatcatttgtatgttgaagtagtatcattcgaaaatgttcaagtgtcatttcccgaATAAAGTAGTGTTATTCTGGCAAACCAGTTGTACGGTGCAATCAATTGCACAAGAGTATTTGTGTTctaattttcacttttttatttatcataTTTAATACACTAAATAccgagtaatttttttaaaaaaatttgtgtCCAAAATAAACGACTGATATTtggtgggacggatgaagtacataacaaatatccgtacattaactcattatttaccTAACACATAATTATCTATGTGTTTCTTAATATTCGTATCCAAGGCTTGTGGACTATTGAATTAAAACAGACGGAgtattattttctcaatttctgTTTTGAATTTGTTGTATTATTCCATTTGATATAGGCAATATTTCTCACAAAAGAATTGAGTGCAGGAATTCTGGGGCAGAAGATGGAATATTATGGTTTCCAAAATCTTGAGGCCCACTGTGTACGAGCCGGTGCTAAAATGCGCTTCGCGCATCACGGGGCGAAGGTGGGCCCCCTTGCCGGCGATGGTGGGATCGTTTATGGTGTCGGGGTTGATGCACGAGCTCATTTTCTATTACTTGGGGCGGCGGCTGCCCACGGGCGAGCTCACCGCTTTTTTCATGCTCCACGGCGTGTGCTTGGCGGCGGAGGTGGCGGCTAAGAAGCTCATCGGGGGCAGGTGGCGGCCGCCGAGGCTTATAACGGGGCCTCTAACTATTGGGTTTGTAATGGCGACGGCGTTTTGGTTGTTTTTTCCCGAGTTTTTGAGGTGTGATGCGGTTCATAAGGCTCTTGCTGAGTATGCTGCGGTGGAAGCATTCGTTAAAGATGTTACCTATGCTTTCGCTTCCAAATCTGCccataataatactccctctgtcccactccaatagactcattttcttttttgggtaaaaaaatgtacttaattggtgtggatcacaccactttactaccacttttctactaaaaagtaagttttcttaatctccgtgcccaaaaaaaatgtgcctattgaagtgggacggaatGAGTAATACCTTTGTTTAGGGATTATGTAATTTTCCACATTTTTAAACTAAATTgccatcatttttatttttatttcactcaTTTTGAGTTTAATGAAATTGTTGTTGACCCACAAAAAGTTAAGAATCTCTAACCACGTGGTTTGAGATCGGTGGATGTTTGCAAGAGTTAAGTTGAATATCAATCATGCCTATCATTCAAACCAAACATTTCCTCATAGTTTAAAATCATCTTTATGTACAAAAATGGTTAAAGCAAGCAAGGGCGTCACTACATATCCTAGCTGTTCTCGACGCAGAGCCAAAAAATGGAGATGAGCAAAGTTGGTCACACCAAAAATCTGCCAATGCTCAGCACCGAAACCTCATTGTATACTTTAGCTTAATCTCATCGATCAACCTATTTCCACCGACAAAGATGCCTACGCACCAAAGCATACAAATGAAATTTCACCAGCTTTCCAACCAGTCAAGACTAACCTGGTGCAGAATATGCAAATAACTTCATAGCCACGATTGAATCCACCCCAGAATTTTGATGGTCATTTAGCATCTTCACAATGTAGAATCTTCTACGATGATCAGAATGTCCACCTGTCTAATTGTCGCTTGGCTTCTGCCATGTCCTTCTGAGCCTTCTTTCTCCGGTAAAATATTGGGCAATCTCGACTGATCAAATATGCACTTATTAGAAACCAAAGAACCAATATTGCAGGATTTGATGAATACAGAACAATTGAAAATCTGTAAGTAACGTGTCTCCAACACAACCATCAGAACAGGAATTCCagtattatttatgaattgacGGGATAACATTTCAAACAAGttcattaaaatttatatagaaTAACATCCAACCAATCAGGTGACAAGGACATAAGAGCAGGTCTCGTATCTAACCTAGTACAGAGCACATCCTGATGAAGAGAGCCTTGGCATTCCTGGCATTGTGTCCAGAGTTTTCCAAAAAGTTCCTCTAAGTCGGCCActgaaaaaaaaacatatatagaATGTGTTTTCATTATGTAGTCTTGAGTTGTAAGAGAATTTCTGCATGGCCACTATATGAGAGGAAGACATAAATTGTACAAAACAATGCTTTGCATACCATTAGCCACAGACTTGCAATAAAGTTCAGCTTCTCTTCCTTTGCAGTGCGGGCATAGAGTTTGATCAGAATTACTGCATCATTTTTGAAATTGGTTAATAATAATCTGGTGATATGATACAATAGTTAGTAATGTAACATTATCCTTGCTATTTTCTCtaaatttttcatttcttttttcgttAAAGAAGAGCCTTTGGGAGATAGTTTGGTGTTGAGGATGTCTATTTAAGCAGTAAGATTGACAGAAAATAGATTGTACCAAGTTGATTTAACATGCCTATGACATGTAACTTAATAGCAAGATGAAAGACCGTTATTATTTGTACACTCCTTTCCCAGTATACATCACTAAAAATTACAAGTTACCAAAAGAACAAGAACCCGAAACAACTTCAACTCCTTAGGTTACAACTTAAAAGTGAAATTACAATTTGCCAATGAACGTGGCACAACCCCAACCTATTCACTTAGTATGACTGCTATTTTTTTTAGTTCAATAACGAACCTCCAATGTGCTTATAATGCCTCTGTTGGGCAAAATAACTTGAACTCCAGGAAAGACTCCCGTATATAAGTGCCATAAATGTTTATGATTCTGTGAGACATTATTCTGTGTCTGCAAATTACCAACTCTTGTTTGTAAAAGGCCAATGATCAAATTTGTTTTTCTGGGTTTCCTGTTTTAAAGAAACTTACCAAATTTGTTACTGTTACATCTTTAAAATATGAAGTTGCGATAGCCAAAATTTTTGATGTCTCAAACATTAAACAGCTTAGTTGTCATTTCTTGCTTTTGAATAATAACTAAAGCTAAGGCATATCTATCCCAGGCATCTAAATACTATCTAGCAAGCTTATCTAAGCAAACCAACGTCGATATGATCTAGAAAAGTAATAGAGAAGAAAGTAACATATGAGTAGTACCTAATTAAAGCCTTGCACCCAATGCAAGTTAGTTGCTTTTTAGCAAATTTCATAATGCCGCTGTTGGAAGGGGTAGAAATGGAAATAGATCGTGTATGACTTCCGTGAAGAAGCTCGCTACTAGCATTCTTCAATATGGGTTCAAAGATCCTCAGTAATGGCTGCATAAGAAAATTGTTAAATGTTAACAGGATTCATAGGTATCAGCAGCctgaaaaaacaataaattgaTTTACAAACCTTGCTAATTTGATTTTCAAGGTAGTAATGTGGGTCTATCGGAATGTTGTTTTCTAAAACATAGATGGGATCCTCCGACTTTTCATAAGCCTGTTCAAATATCATGTCAGGTTttcttattaagttttatgagGTTACTAGACAAATACCAACAATAAGCTTACCTTAGCACCTTTGGCTGCTTTGATAATGACATAAggaactcgatccccaacatttgGAGCAGTAGCAGCATCTCTCTATTTGTGATAATGTAAACAAAACAGATATATTTTTAAGAATTCTTATGGAAATGACAAAAAATCTTGTCAATAACAATCTAATGAAAATAAGGGTTAACTGtttataaatacacaaactataaCCAAATTCCAATTTTTAACCAACACTATTTTCTTGGTCCAAAAGTACATgaacattttattttcttggTCCAAAAGAACAAATTTGGCTTTTATTGGTAACTGTATAGCGAAAGGACATTAAACTGATGAAATGTTATCACCTTGCGCATCCGTTCTGCAAGTTCAACATGCGCTGCTTTAACTTCATAGTCATCCCCTGTTTTTGTCAGACCCTATTGAAAAGGAAATCGTAGTGGAAGCAGAATCATTGtcaaaatggaaaaatcaaaCAGGCctccaacatttttttttaatttaacagGTCTGCAACATTAAGCACTGATAAAAAGCCCAAAACATCTCCAGGTAAAATTAATTTCTTACCTTGGTGATAACTAAAAGGGATAAATCCATACGATTCATAAGAAGATCTGAGATAGTGTTCTTGACAAACTGAACTGCACCAGGAATATCTCTGTCTATCAATATTTTATTGAGGCATTCACTCACTAGGTTCTTGACTAGCAAACAATTGTCCCTTCGTACAGTTTCAATCCCTGTGAACAGGAAAAAGGAGTCAGTTAAAAAGATAATATCGTAAGATGGGAATAGCAATGACAGAAAATAATCAAACCCAGGGAAACAACAAATATTCAGATAAAGTAAAATTAGCAGGCAGCACGTCTCACCTTTTGTATCCATCTTGTCGAATTTATTTGGGTTTGTCCAATAAAGGCCAGCATATCTCTTC contains:
- the LOC130989998 gene encoding acyl-CoA--sterol O-acyltransferase 1-like, which encodes MMLPLIIEIVKHHAEGEITNFIKVWSLVFASLSYCFFLSKVVPGGVSRFLAIIPVLILNLILPLSLHTMHLGGSSAFFLVWLANFKLIMLAFGKGPLSDPSISLPKFAAFACLPIKSHQITDPGKDPAKRGLKSFWNYLAKALLICLFVKMYDYTDLVHPKLTWVLYSLHIYCGLEIILATFGGLAKALIGIELEPQFDEPYLSASLQEFWGRRWNIMVSKILRPTVYEPVLKCASRITGRRWAPLPAMVGSFMVSGLMHELIFYYLGRRLPTGELTAFFMLHGVCLAAEVAAKKLIGGRWRPPRLITGPLTIGFVMATAFWLFFPEFLRCDAVHKALAEYAAVEAFVKDVTYAFASKSAHNNTPSVPLQ